The proteins below are encoded in one region of Pseudonocardia sp. DSM 110487:
- a CDS encoding NAD(P)-dependent oxidoreductase gives MARVFVTGGSGFIGQVLVRRLLDEGNAVRVLVRSEASAAKVSALGAVPVRGELTDPATWQDEVVGSDVVFHLAAETDIAADRERHQRVSVRGTRAAVDAARHAQVPRFVHCGSEAALLAGDPLVDVDETAPLRPDSEAAYCAAKADAEKIVLDANAPGFATVSIRPRFVWGPDSILTDGLVAAAKAGQFAWIEGGRHTTDITFVDNAVEGLLLGWHRGRPGEAYFVTDQHRVILRDFLEALFDIHGVDTPIPDLDAETATREVPVPARWFLGQPCTLRADKAVAELGYEPIVSHAAGLDAVRNHVALASA, from the coding sequence ATGGCGCGGGTTTTCGTCACCGGCGGTTCGGGGTTCATCGGCCAGGTGCTGGTACGCCGGCTCCTCGACGAGGGGAACGCGGTACGTGTTCTGGTCCGCAGTGAGGCGTCGGCAGCGAAGGTGTCGGCGCTGGGCGCAGTGCCCGTGCGGGGCGAGTTGACCGACCCGGCCACGTGGCAGGACGAGGTCGTGGGCAGCGACGTGGTGTTCCACCTCGCTGCCGAGACGGACATCGCCGCTGACCGTGAGCGCCATCAACGTGTCTCGGTTCGCGGGACCCGGGCAGCGGTCGATGCGGCCCGCCACGCGCAGGTTCCACGGTTCGTCCACTGCGGTAGCGAAGCAGCGCTCCTCGCAGGCGACCCGCTCGTGGACGTCGACGAGACCGCGCCGCTTCGGCCGGACTCGGAGGCCGCTTACTGTGCGGCGAAGGCCGATGCCGAGAAGATCGTGCTCGACGCGAACGCCCCGGGCTTCGCCACGGTGTCCATCCGTCCGAGGTTCGTCTGGGGACCCGACAGCATCCTCACCGACGGCCTGGTGGCCGCGGCCAAGGCAGGGCAGTTCGCGTGGATCGAAGGCGGCCGGCACACAACTGACATCACGTTCGTCGACAACGCCGTCGAGGGCCTTCTGCTCGGATGGCACCGCGGCCGGCCGGGCGAGGCCTACTTCGTGACCGACCAGCACCGCGTCATCCTGCGTGATTTCCTCGAGGCGTTGTTCGACATCCACGGCGTCGACACGCCGATTCCCGACCTGGACGCCGAGACCGCCACCCGCGAGGTCCCCGTGCCCGCTCGATGGTTTCTCGGGCAGCCGTGCACCCTGCGGGCGGACAAGGCCGTAGCAGAGCTCGGATACGAACCAATCGTTTCGCATGCTGCCGGCCTGGACGCGGTCCGGAATCACGTAGCTCTCGCCAGCGCCTGA
- a CDS encoding LysR family transcriptional regulator, translating to MPSLRAFECLLAAADLGSVTRAARHLHLSQPAISHQLAALEREAGTALLTRDRRGVRLTAAGRAALPEARRAVAAAGDAIRLARAVGQGVGGIVRVVCAQSLTVALLAPVLARWNLDRPDVVISLRESTDPESAFAMLEAGETDLLLFPDLGGAGFETTTVAEEEIVVALPAQHPLASRPAIRPRDLQGQPFVHFTPENRLGTWIESHLDDVDLRGPAVVRTAVTTHAPQLAAAGLGVTVVPVSAITAGFAGAVRPFEPRWKRRLVAITKTSRDPLAAQLVSDLRSTGLRVPTDIAQQLAPAEESSAELDPGL from the coding sequence ATGCCAAGCCTGAGGGCGTTCGAGTGCCTGCTCGCCGCCGCTGATCTGGGGTCGGTGACCCGCGCCGCGCGGCACCTCCATCTCTCGCAACCTGCGATCTCACATCAGCTGGCAGCTCTCGAACGCGAGGCCGGGACAGCACTCCTGACGCGCGACCGCCGCGGCGTGCGCCTCACCGCCGCTGGGCGCGCAGCGCTGCCCGAGGCGCGTCGGGCGGTGGCCGCGGCCGGCGACGCCATCCGGCTCGCCCGCGCGGTCGGGCAGGGAGTCGGAGGCATCGTCCGGGTGGTGTGCGCGCAGAGCCTCACGGTGGCGTTGCTGGCGCCCGTACTGGCCCGCTGGAACCTCGACCGCCCCGACGTCGTGATCTCCCTCCGGGAGAGCACGGACCCGGAATCCGCCTTCGCCATGCTGGAGGCCGGCGAGACCGACCTCCTGCTGTTCCCCGACCTCGGCGGCGCGGGGTTCGAGACGACCACGGTCGCCGAGGAGGAGATCGTCGTAGCCCTCCCGGCACAGCACCCACTCGCCTCCCGGCCAGCCATCCGGCCACGGGATCTCCAAGGACAGCCGTTCGTGCACTTCACGCCCGAGAACAGGCTCGGCACATGGATCGAGAGCCACCTCGACGATGTCGACCTGCGTGGGCCGGCAGTGGTTCGCACCGCCGTGACGACCCACGCGCCCCAGCTGGCGGCAGCGGGGCTGGGCGTGACCGTCGTTCCGGTCAGCGCCATCACCGCCGGCTTCGCAGGGGCGGTCCGCCCCTTCGAGCCTCGATGGAAACGACGCCTCGTCGCCATCACCAAGACCTCGCGCGACCCACTCGCCGCCCAACTGGTCAGTGATCTTCGCAGCACCGGTCTTCGGGTACCGACCGACATCGCACAGCAGCTTGCGCCGGCCGAGGAATCGTCCGCCGAACTCGACCCGGGGCTTTGA
- a CDS encoding SRPBCC domain-containing protein encodes MEIDVFEAINWPADMTPSQSPIHFTNELEVAASPETIWSLLVDPKAWPDFYPGVEHVQLLDGHDSLRLGTRFETNLAGQDVFASVQEFEPMTRIAWGGYPKASDAAKAYHAWIITPTPTGCHLWTEETMQGSFWIELAKNAPDGFWRTRETARGARQGRHRGWWLSYRMRSEGAVGGERQ; translated from the coding sequence GTGGAGATCGACGTGTTTGAAGCAATAAACTGGCCGGCGGACATGACTCCCAGTCAGTCCCCGATCCACTTCACCAACGAGCTCGAGGTCGCGGCCTCTCCCGAAACGATCTGGTCCCTGCTCGTCGATCCCAAGGCGTGGCCCGACTTCTACCCGGGCGTCGAACATGTCCAGCTGCTCGACGGTCACGACTCGCTGCGTCTCGGCACGCGGTTCGAAACGAATCTGGCCGGCCAAGACGTCTTCGCGTCCGTACAGGAGTTCGAACCCATGACGCGCATCGCCTGGGGCGGCTACCCCAAAGCCTCGGATGCGGCCAAGGCCTATCACGCTTGGATCATCACTCCCACACCGACGGGATGTCACCTCTGGACCGAAGAGACGATGCAGGGCTCATTCTGGATCGAATTGGCGAAGAACGCTCCCGACGGCTTCTGGCGCACACGAGAGACTGCTCGCGGCGCTCGCCAAGGTCGCCACCGAGGGTGGTGGCTCTCGTATCGGATGAGATCCGAGGGCGCGGTGGGTGGCGAACGCCAGTAG
- a CDS encoding SDR family NAD(P)-dependent oxidoreductase produces the protein MNEPLTGKVALVTGGSRGLGAATVRLLAEQGADVGFTYVSSEKQAQAVVDEVRGTGAKVAAFRSDQADTSGAPALIDEVVAYFGGLDILVNNAAISTEQGRTVDDPDADTAALDRMHATNYLGVIAIIRAASRVLRADGRIITVSSGLGSRVGIPGVADYSATKSGIERYTMGVARDLGPRGITANVVEAGLMESGMEPPNPEVLKTLLSALSLQRMGHPQEIAAAIAFLASPAASYVTGAVLDAHGGYNA, from the coding sequence ATGAACGAACCGCTCACTGGCAAGGTCGCCCTGGTCACCGGAGGGTCCCGCGGACTGGGAGCCGCCACCGTCAGGCTCCTGGCCGAGCAGGGCGCCGACGTCGGGTTCACCTACGTCAGCTCGGAGAAGCAGGCACAGGCCGTCGTCGACGAGGTGCGTGGCACGGGCGCGAAGGTCGCGGCCTTCCGGTCCGACCAGGCGGACACGAGCGGGGCGCCGGCGCTGATCGACGAGGTGGTCGCGTACTTCGGCGGCCTGGACATCCTCGTCAACAACGCGGCGATCTCGACGGAGCAGGGCCGCACCGTGGACGACCCGGATGCCGACACCGCCGCGCTGGACCGCATGCACGCCACGAACTACCTCGGCGTGATCGCGATCATCCGGGCCGCCTCCCGGGTGCTGCGCGCGGACGGCCGCATCATCACGGTCAGCTCGGGACTGGGCAGCCGGGTCGGCATCCCCGGCGTCGCCGACTACTCGGCGACCAAGTCCGGGATCGAGCGGTACACCATGGGCGTCGCTCGCGACCTCGGACCCCGGGGCATCACGGCCAACGTGGTGGAAGCCGGACTGATGGAGAGCGGGATGGAACCGCCCAACCCCGAGGTCCTCAAGACGCTGCTCAGCGCGCTGTCGCTGCAGCGCATGGGCCATCCGCAGGAGATCGCCGCCGCGATCGCCTTCCTGGCGAGCCCTGCCGCCTCGTACGTCACGGGCGCGGTGCTGGACGCCCACGGCGGCTACAACGCCTGA
- a CDS encoding Rrf2 family transcriptional regulator, producing MSANSRLTIAAHALAWIGLYQRRGHEVATSEQIAGSANTNPVVIRRLLGELRKAGLVKSRRGVGAGWSLARELESITLLDVYDAVEPGPLFAMHRASPDQGCVVGYGIRPAMQGIYGGIEETLRAELAHVTMEDVLRDVLAVPRS from the coding sequence GTGAGCGCCAACAGCAGGTTGACCATCGCCGCTCACGCGCTGGCCTGGATCGGCCTCTACCAGCGCCGGGGCCATGAGGTGGCCACGTCCGAGCAGATCGCGGGCAGCGCGAACACCAACCCCGTGGTGATCAGGCGGCTGCTCGGCGAGCTGCGCAAGGCGGGGCTCGTGAAGTCCCGGCGTGGCGTTGGCGCCGGCTGGTCACTGGCGCGCGAGCTGGAGTCGATCACTCTGCTCGACGTGTACGACGCGGTGGAGCCCGGTCCACTGTTCGCCATGCACCGCGCCAGCCCGGACCAGGGGTGCGTGGTGGGCTACGGCATCCGGCCGGCGATGCAGGGCATCTACGGGGGCATCGAGGAGACGCTGAGAGCCGAGTTGGCCCACGTCACGATGGAGGACGTGCTCCGGGACGTCCTCGCGGTACCGCGCTCCTAG
- a CDS encoding NUDIX hydrolase: MERSQRRPTDLDARQIAVRVGDDEILVSWHAPNMPPEGQAHGAEGICVTDTADVVVISRDGRRWELPAGRREHGETWEQTLRREVREEACATVVRARLLGFSRGEYVAGRQSGTVLVRSIWRADVTVDPWDPRHEIPFRRVMPAAEIEGALDIARHPFAPIVRRALHEAGVAEC, translated from the coding sequence ATGGAGCGAAGCCAGCGCAGGCCTACCGATCTCGACGCTCGCCAGATCGCTGTCCGTGTCGGCGATGACGAGATCCTGGTGTCGTGGCACGCGCCGAACATGCCGCCCGAGGGCCAGGCTCACGGGGCGGAAGGCATCTGCGTCACGGACACCGCAGATGTCGTCGTGATCAGCCGCGACGGACGACGATGGGAGCTACCCGCCGGCCGGCGGGAACACGGCGAGACCTGGGAGCAGACCCTGCGACGAGAGGTGCGCGAGGAGGCGTGTGCGACCGTCGTCCGAGCTCGCCTGCTGGGCTTCTCCCGCGGCGAGTACGTAGCGGGCCGACAATCCGGGACCGTGCTCGTTCGCTCGATCTGGCGGGCTGACGTCACGGTTGACCCGTGGGACCCGCGACATGAGATCCCCTTCCGCCGGGTGATGCCAGCGGCCGAGATCGAAGGGGCGCTCGACATCGCGAGGCACCCCTTCGCCCCGATCGTCCGTCGCGCCTTGCATGAGGCTGGCGTCGCCGAGTGCTGA
- a CDS encoding NUDIX hydrolase yields MIVFRPSARALITDPDGRILLLRVRDAVALNASDPVTNYWITVGGGVEPGETFETFETAIVREILEETGHVIDDPGPCIWRRRKSITDAAGVTRATDERYFWCPVSSAELTRDNLSQYERTYIQEFRWWSIDDPDLRRIRIFPDDFTEAAGSVLRHGRPAAAQWVR; encoded by the coding sequence ATGATCGTGTTCCGGCCGTCCGCGCGGGCCCTGATCACCGACCCCGACGGCCGGATCCTCCTCCTACGCGTGCGCGACGCTGTCGCGCTGAACGCGTCAGACCCCGTCACGAACTACTGGATCACTGTCGGAGGCGGCGTCGAGCCCGGCGAGACCTTCGAGACCTTCGAGACCGCGATCGTGCGCGAGATCCTCGAGGAGACAGGACATGTCATCGACGATCCTGGTCCGTGCATCTGGCGGCGTCGCAAGAGCATCACCGACGCGGCGGGTGTCACCCGCGCCACCGACGAGCGGTACTTCTGGTGCCCGGTCTCCTCTGCTGAACTGACCCGCGACAACCTGAGTCAATACGAGCGCACCTACATCCAGGAGTTCCGCTGGTGGTCCATCGACGATCCCGACCTGCGGAGGATCCGGATCTTTCCAGACGACTTCACCGAGGCGGCGGGCAGCGTGCTGCGCCACGGCCGCCCGGCAGCAGCCCAATGGGTGCGATGA
- the coaD gene encoding pantetheine-phosphate adenylyltransferase encodes MRAVFPGSFDPATQGHLDVARRVAGMFDGVVMCVLTNPKKSGRLPLAERLALLADMTSDLGNVTVDSSAGKLLVDYCRGASIGVIVRGMRTLGDLGDELPMAQMNRHLSGIETLFVPTNPAHAYISSTLIAATAQR; translated from the coding sequence ATGCGCGCCGTGTTCCCCGGCTCCTTCGACCCGGCCACGCAGGGACACCTCGACGTTGCGCGCCGGGTTGCGGGCATGTTCGACGGAGTCGTCATGTGCGTGCTGACCAACCCGAAGAAGTCCGGCCGACTCCCCCTCGCCGAACGACTGGCCCTGCTGGCCGACATGACCAGCGACCTGGGCAACGTCACGGTGGACTCCAGTGCCGGCAAGCTACTGGTCGACTACTGCCGGGGTGCGAGCATCGGCGTGATCGTGCGAGGCATGCGCACCCTGGGCGACCTGGGGGACGAATTGCCGATGGCGCAGATGAACCGTCATCTGAGCGGCATCGAAACGCTCTTCGTCCCGACCAATCCCGCGCACGCGTACATCTCCTCAACCCTCATCGCGGCGACGGCCCAGCGGTAG
- a CDS encoding HIT family protein: MFNHEPEGYLCPFCRVLSGMDSAANTQRDIVCRTHGAAALIAPRWWPNNHGHVLVVPTAHHENLYDLPDQCGHAVHDVVRRIAIAMRSAYGCDGVSTRQHNEPAGSQDAWHYHVHVFPRYVGDDLYASAPYGQFVPAEQRWPYADKLRAALGQAR, translated from the coding sequence GTGTTCAATCACGAGCCCGAGGGCTACCTGTGCCCGTTCTGTCGGGTGCTCAGCGGGATGGACAGCGCAGCCAACACCCAGCGGGACATCGTCTGCCGCACGCATGGCGCGGCGGCGCTGATCGCACCACGTTGGTGGCCGAACAACCACGGTCATGTGCTCGTAGTCCCCACCGCCCACCACGAGAACCTGTATGACCTCCCGGACCAGTGCGGGCACGCCGTGCACGATGTCGTCCGCCGGATCGCGATCGCGATGCGCAGCGCCTACGGCTGTGACGGCGTTTCCACTCGGCAGCACAACGAGCCGGCCGGCAGCCAGGACGCCTGGCACTACCACGTGCACGTCTTCCCGCGTTACGTCGGCGACGACCTGTACGCCTCAGCCCCCTACGGCCAGTTCGTGCCAGCTGAACAGCGCTGGCCGTATGCCGACAAGCTACGCGCCGCTCTCGGGCAAGCGAGGTGA
- a CDS encoding NAD-dependent deacetylase has product MDVSSLVEVAPRERFERICALTGAGISVAAGLGTFRGPDGLWTLSPEVERAMHAHLLPGNVDALWDVWGGMWKTAAAAGPTQAHRALAAAGASVITQNVDGLHQAAGSVDVVELHGSAGRARCLDEAFCGWTGPADDARRADPPQCGRCTEPARPAVVLFGEMLDPEALGAARRLVSACDLFLAIGTSGRVAPASWLAPTARAAGAFCVNVDLHPDGPVDPAFHARVVGDAEDVLAEWAR; this is encoded by the coding sequence GTGGACGTCAGCAGCCTCGTCGAGGTCGCCCCGCGGGAGCGGTTCGAGCGGATCTGCGCGCTCACCGGCGCGGGGATCAGTGTGGCGGCCGGGCTCGGGACGTTCAGGGGGCCGGACGGGCTCTGGACGCTCTCGCCCGAGGTCGAGCGGGCCATGCACGCCCATCTGCTGCCCGGCAACGTCGACGCGTTGTGGGATGTCTGGGGCGGCATGTGGAAGACGGCCGCGGCGGCTGGGCCGACGCAGGCGCACCGTGCGCTCGCGGCCGCCGGGGCGTCGGTGATCACGCAGAACGTCGACGGGTTGCACCAGGCCGCGGGGTCGGTCGACGTCGTCGAGCTGCACGGGTCGGCCGGCCGGGCTCGGTGCCTCGACGAGGCCTTCTGCGGCTGGACCGGGCCTGCCGACGACGCGCGGCGTGCCGATCCGCCGCAGTGCGGGCGGTGCACGGAGCCGGCGCGCCCTGCCGTCGTCCTGTTCGGGGAGATGCTCGACCCGGAGGCGCTCGGCGCCGCGCGGCGGCTGGTCTCGGCATGCGACCTCTTCCTCGCGATCGGCACGTCGGGCAGGGTGGCGCCTGCGTCATGGCTGGCGCCGACGGCCCGTGCGGCGGGCGCGTTCTGCGTGAACGTCGACCTGCACCCGGACGGGCCGGTCGACCCGGCCTTCCACGCCCGCGTCGTCGGCGATGCGGAGGACGTGCTGGCGGAGTGGGCGCGGTAG
- a CDS encoding response regulator transcription factor has product MRILVVDDDRSVRESLRRSLAFNGYQVELANDGQAALDAVLAQRPDAMVLDVMMPRLDGLEVCRRMRAAGDELPILVLTARDAVSDRVAGLDAGADDYLPKPFALEELLARLRALLRRRTPDDIAAAAAGQSKPLEYADLSLDPDTRDVRRGDRPISLTRTEFTLLELLLTNPRRVLTRSQILEQVWGYDFPTTGNALEVYVGYLRRKTEADGEPRLIHTVRGVGYVLRDTPP; this is encoded by the coding sequence ATGCGCATCCTCGTCGTCGACGACGACCGGTCGGTCCGGGAGTCGTTGCGCCGTTCATTGGCCTTCAACGGCTACCAGGTCGAGCTCGCGAACGACGGCCAGGCAGCCCTCGACGCCGTGCTCGCGCAGCGCCCCGACGCGATGGTCCTCGACGTGATGATGCCGCGGCTCGACGGGCTCGAGGTGTGCCGACGGATGCGTGCCGCGGGCGACGAGCTGCCGATCCTCGTGCTCACGGCGCGCGACGCCGTGTCCGACCGCGTGGCGGGTCTCGACGCGGGCGCCGACGACTACCTGCCCAAACCGTTCGCTCTGGAGGAGCTGCTCGCCCGGCTGCGTGCGCTGCTGCGCCGGCGCACACCGGACGACATCGCCGCCGCGGCGGCGGGGCAGAGCAAGCCGCTGGAGTACGCCGATCTCTCGCTCGACCCCGACACGCGCGACGTCCGCCGCGGTGATCGCCCGATCAGCCTCACCCGCACCGAGTTCACGCTGCTGGAACTGCTGCTCACCAACCCGCGCCGGGTGCTCACCCGCTCCCAGATCCTGGAGCAGGTCTGGGGCTACGACTTCCCGACCACCGGCAATGCGCTGGAGGTGTACGTCGGCTACCTGCGGCGCAAGACCGAGGCCGACGGCGAGCCGCGGCTGATCCACACCGTCCGCGGCGTCGGGTACGTCCTGCGGGACACGCCGCCGTGA
- a CDS encoding cell wall metabolism sensor histidine kinase WalK: MNWPAAPQRQARPARLEAFDQVSLRTRVGVLAALVAALAVVLVSAAAFMTVRVNIMQTLDANLLQRATAAAQSELGEPQVLATIPTEVLGAGDIRLALLVANGPAISAEGAASAPPLGEDELEVAKGEASSSTRTATDDGVPYRVVAVQAGPGQALVIAQRLDATQQVLTKLGVAMPVVGGLGVVVAAIAGVAVARAGLRPVDRLTAATERVTATGDLRPIPVEGSDELARLTASFNEMLGALAASQEQQRRLVADAGHELRTPLTSMRTNLELLAAANRPGAPKLPEVERAEILDDVQAQVAELSTLVGDLVELAREDAPMVVHEPLELAEIVLRSLERARRRAGDVEFDPFLVPWTLAGDSTALERAVLNLLDNAAKWSPPGGRVRVQMRPVDEWSVVLEVADAGPGIAAEDLPFVFERFYRATTSRTMPGSGLGLAIVRQVAVRHGGAVWAGRAPEGGALLAMRLPGHRLFT; this comes from the coding sequence GTGAACTGGCCTGCCGCGCCGCAGCGGCAGGCGAGGCCCGCCCGGCTGGAGGCATTCGACCAGGTCTCGCTGCGCACCCGGGTCGGGGTGCTCGCGGCGCTCGTCGCGGCGCTTGCGGTGGTGCTGGTCTCCGCCGCGGCATTCATGACCGTGCGCGTCAACATCATGCAGACGCTCGACGCCAACCTGTTGCAGCGCGCGACCGCCGCTGCGCAGAGCGAGCTGGGCGAGCCCCAGGTGCTCGCCACCATCCCCACCGAGGTGCTCGGCGCGGGCGACATCCGGCTGGCGCTGCTGGTCGCCAACGGTCCGGCGATCTCCGCGGAAGGGGCGGCGTCCGCCCCGCCGCTCGGCGAGGACGAGCTGGAGGTCGCCAAAGGCGAGGCGAGCTCGTCCACCCGCACCGCCACCGACGACGGCGTGCCGTACCGGGTGGTGGCGGTCCAGGCCGGGCCGGGGCAGGCACTCGTGATCGCCCAGCGGCTCGACGCCACCCAGCAGGTGCTCACGAAGCTCGGCGTGGCCATGCCGGTCGTCGGAGGGTTGGGGGTGGTCGTCGCCGCGATCGCGGGGGTCGCGGTCGCGCGCGCCGGCCTGCGCCCCGTCGACCGGCTCACCGCCGCGACGGAACGCGTCACGGCCACGGGAGACCTGCGCCCGATCCCGGTCGAGGGGTCCGACGAGCTCGCCAGGCTGACCGCCAGCTTCAACGAGATGCTCGGCGCGCTCGCGGCGTCGCAGGAACAGCAACGGCGGCTCGTCGCGGACGCGGGGCACGAGCTGCGCACCCCGCTGACCTCGATGCGCACCAACCTGGAGCTGCTCGCCGCCGCCAACAGGCCAGGGGCGCCGAAGCTCCCCGAGGTCGAACGCGCCGAGATCCTCGACGACGTCCAGGCGCAGGTCGCCGAGCTGTCCACGCTGGTCGGCGACCTCGTCGAGCTGGCCCGCGAGGACGCCCCGATGGTCGTGCACGAGCCGCTCGAACTCGCCGAGATCGTGCTGCGGTCGCTCGAACGGGCGCGGCGTCGGGCCGGCGACGTCGAGTTCGACCCGTTCCTCGTGCCGTGGACGCTCGCCGGTGATTCCACCGCGCTCGAACGCGCCGTGCTCAACCTGCTCGACAACGCGGCGAAGTGGAGCCCACCCGGAGGGCGCGTGCGGGTGCAGATGCGTCCGGTGGACGAGTGGTCGGTCGTGCTCGAGGTTGCCGACGCCGGGCCGGGCATCGCCGCGGAGGACCTGCCCTTCGTGTTCGAGCGCTTCTACCGCGCCACGACGTCGCGGACGATGCCCGGGTCCGGGCTCGGCCTCGCGATCGTGCGGCAGGTCGCGGTGCGGCATGGCGGCGCCGTGTGGGCCGGCCGGGCGCCGGAGGGCGGGGCCCTGCTCGCGATGCGGCTCCCCGGGCACCGGCTGTTCACCTGA
- a CDS encoding S1C family serine protease, with translation MANHPSDHDGASGGPDEGALRGPGDQAHHAGPPGRGAEGWAPYGGGPSSAATAEMPAPGGWQGHGGYAPAAAWSGGWPGYSGPAGQPAQAPWYGARPAEPPAPANPYHPPQAPAYYPEPPARTGGPRRGTLIALALVALLLSGVIGGVVGHSLAGNGRGGSVGVLGQPLPSVGEASAPTTPVEGVAARVLPSVVQLRVEGPTASGEGSAMVLSPDGLLLTNNHVVEEAAQSGSVTAVFQDGTTAPAQIVGRDPSSDLAVIRAQNLSGLTPVELGNSDSVRVGQQVIAFGAPLGLGGTVTTGIISAVDRAVNVGEETGANTPTVLNALQTDAAINPGNSGGPLVDMEGRVVGINSAIATTGAQGGSIGVGFSIPINQARRVAEELERTGRASRAVLGVTVTDDPRQAGAVIKEVSAGGAAELAGIRSGDIVLRFGDQRISTGTDLQAAVGSRAPGEVIEVQLADRTVQATLTAAPN, from the coding sequence ATGGCGAACCACCCCTCCGACCACGACGGGGCCTCGGGAGGGCCGGACGAGGGGGCGCTACGCGGCCCCGGTGATCAGGCACACCATGCCGGTCCGCCGGGGCGGGGCGCCGAAGGTTGGGCGCCGTACGGCGGTGGCCCGTCGAGTGCCGCGACGGCGGAGATGCCCGCGCCCGGTGGGTGGCAGGGCCACGGCGGGTACGCCCCGGCCGCCGCATGGTCGGGTGGGTGGCCCGGGTACAGCGGCCCGGCCGGACAACCCGCTCAGGCGCCCTGGTACGGCGCGCGCCCCGCGGAACCACCGGCGCCCGCCAACCCGTACCACCCGCCGCAGGCCCCCGCGTACTACCCCGAACCGCCCGCACGGACCGGAGGGCCGCGCAGGGGCACGCTGATCGCGCTCGCGCTGGTGGCGTTGCTGCTGTCCGGCGTGATCGGCGGGGTCGTCGGCCACTCGCTCGCCGGCAACGGCCGGGGCGGGTCGGTCGGTGTGCTCGGCCAGCCACTGCCGTCCGTCGGTGAGGCGTCGGCGCCGACCACCCCGGTCGAGGGCGTGGCGGCCCGCGTGCTCCCGAGCGTCGTGCAGCTGCGCGTCGAGGGGCCAACCGCGTCCGGTGAGGGCTCCGCGATGGTCCTGAGCCCCGACGGCCTGCTCCTCACCAACAACCACGTCGTGGAGGAGGCGGCTCAGTCCGGCAGCGTCACGGCCGTGTTCCAGGACGGCACCACGGCCCCCGCGCAGATCGTGGGCCGCGACCCCAGCTCGGACCTCGCGGTGATCCGCGCACAGAACCTGTCCGGGCTCACGCCGGTCGAACTGGGCAACTCCGACTCGGTCCGCGTCGGGCAGCAGGTCATCGCCTTCGGCGCGCCGCTCGGGCTGGGCGGCACCGTCACCACGGGCATCATCAGCGCTGTCGACCGGGCTGTGAACGTCGGTGAGGAGACCGGCGCCAACACCCCCACCGTCCTCAACGCCCTGCAGACCGACGCCGCGATCAATCCCGGCAACTCCGGTGGGCCGCTCGTCGACATGGAGGGCCGCGTCGTCGGCATCAACTCCGCGATCGCCACCACCGGCGCGCAGGGCGGGTCGATCGGCGTCGGCTTCTCGATCCCGATCAACCAGGCGAGGCGCGTCGCGGAGGAGCTCGAACGCACCGGTCGCGCGTCCCGTGCGGTGCTCGGTGTCACGGTGACCGACGACCCGCGGCAGGCCGGGGCGGTCATCAAAGAGGTCAGCGCCGGCGGTGCGGCCGAGCTGGCCGGAATCCGCTCGGGCGACATCGTGTTGCGCTTCGGCGACCAGCGCATCTCCACGGGCACCGACCTGCAGGCCGCCGTGGGGTCGCGGGCGCCCGGCGAGGTGATCGAGGTGCAGCTCGCCGACCGCACGGTGCAGGCCACCCTCACGGCCGCCCCGAACTAG
- a CDS encoding molybdenum cofactor biosynthesis protein B, with translation MAPPQIGRALVVVVDDRVSHGEREDSIGPLVTELLEEARLVVDGVVVVPGDPVAIRNALNTAVIGGVDLVVTVGGTGVSPRDVTADATAGVLDRPIPGIAEAIRASGLAAGAMDAGLSRGLVGVSGSTLVVNLAPSRSAVRDGMATLTPLVSHVISELSGLD, from the coding sequence ATGGCGCCGCCCCAGATCGGTCGAGCCCTCGTAGTTGTCGTGGACGACCGGGTGAGCCACGGCGAACGTGAGGATTCCATCGGGCCGCTCGTCACGGAGCTGCTCGAGGAGGCGCGCCTCGTCGTCGACGGTGTCGTCGTGGTGCCGGGCGACCCGGTGGCGATCCGCAACGCCCTGAACACCGCCGTGATCGGCGGCGTCGACCTGGTCGTGACGGTCGGCGGCACCGGGGTGTCCCCGCGTGACGTCACGGCCGATGCCACGGCCGGCGTGCTCGACCGGCCGATCCCGGGCATCGCGGAGGCCATCCGCGCCTCCGGCCTCGCGGCGGGCGCCATGGACGCCGGGCTGTCGCGCGGGCTCGTCGGCGTGTCGGGCAGCACCCTCGTGGTGAACCTCGCCCCGTCCCGCTCCGCGGTGCGGGACGGGATGGCCACTCTCACCCCGCTCGTCTCGCACGTGATCTCGGAGCTGTCCGGGCTCGATTAG